One Lytechinus variegatus isolate NC3 chromosome 14, Lvar_3.0, whole genome shotgun sequence genomic region harbors:
- the LOC121427927 gene encoding uncharacterized protein LOC121427927 yields MFGRCTSDLGGRWSAIPYLYIYVHPTWNGQFITMAAPRRLRMALLEHELAQARFQYNLVLAALLEEAERERQRAGRRIRRWWVREWILRRPRFGQYETLMRELEAEHAADFKSYLRMVPQMFYELLDRVGPRIAKTTTHRTPLGSWAEAGDHLEVLGDRKQLS; encoded by the exons ATGTTCGGCCGGTGTACCTCGGACTTGGGGGGCCGATGGTCAGCTATTCCATACCTGTATATATATGTCCACCCTACCTGGAATGGTCAGTTCATCACTATGGCTGCACCGAGAAGACTACGAATGGCGTTGTTAGAACACGAGCTAGCTCAGGCGAGGTTCCAGTACAACTTGGTCCTGGCAGCACTGCTCGAAGAAGCCGAGAGGGAGCGACAGAGGGCCGGCAGAAGAATAAGACGTTGGTGGGTGCGCGAGTGGATCCTACGCAGACCTCGTTTCGGCCAGTATGAGACGCTCATGAGGGAACTCGAGGCCGAGCACGCTGCCGACTTCAAATCCTACCTCCGCATGGTGCCACAGATGTTCTATGAGTTGCTTGACCGAGTTGGCCCCCGCATTGCCAAGACCACAAC GCATCGAACCCCCCTTGGATCCTGGGCTGAAGCTGGCGATCACCTTGAGGTTCTTGGCGACCGGAAGCAGCTATCATGA